TACGTGTCCCTCTgccacatctttttttttaatagttttttttctctagcAAACTGCGGCAGCGCtttccctcctcccctgctTCTTCAGCAGCTGGATGCGGTTGTGGACGTAAAACTTGATTGCCCTCCAGTCTCGCTGGTTGCTCACCAGCAGAGGACAGAGTTCGAGGCAGCGCTCACAGTCCGCCTTCGCGGGGACGCGCAGCTCCATGAGGTTTCGCTTCAGGTGAGTCTCCACTGCTACACGCTCCGCCTCCGACCAGGGACGCTTCAGTACACCACGCTTGCCTGTGAGAAAGATGGGGTGTTGCAGAATGTAAACAAATTAAGTTCAACTGAGGATTCCCGGTAAATCAGAATGTTAAAGACTGATGGTTACCTGATTTGGGTGGAATACATCGCCTCTTATGGACGTTGGCTATCGACGGGCTAACTGGAGAAGGAATGGGCGCCCTCTTCTTCCGCGGCGGTCGACCGGGGCCTTTCTTCTTCACCACTACCTCAAccttctccttcacttcctctttctcttcttctgcctcAGAATCCTCTGAAAAGGAGTCTGCTGAGTTCCCAGACATCACTGTAGGACAGAGATAAACCACAAGGTGGTTAACtcagatcaaatcaaataacATAGCACAATAATTCCGTGGGATCAACTACAAAACGTTGAGTGTTGTGTAGCAACACAGATAGCTTTAGATGACTTTGCACATGAACAAGAACATGAACTCTGAAAAATACACCTAATATCAACATCTATTCCCAGAAAAAAAAGCCCAGATACGTTTGGATGCTCCACAAATTTGATCGTAAATATTTTCTGTCAAGTAAAGCTCTTTAAATTTAGACATGTGGATTATCGAACCAACGGTTGTCCgccattgttttgatttaacCACGGTAAGGCGATGTAGGTGACTGAAATTATTTCTAGAGTCCAATACATATTAATGGTCCCAATTTCAAAATAACAGTATGTTGTCACTAAGCATTACTCCAAACAGATTTTAAAGTTCTATCTTACCAAAGGTTCTCAGAAGCAAAACATGAATTGCATACCTGCTGATGGGCTCAAATCCTtgttccttgtgtgtgtgtgtgtgtgtgtgtgtgtgtgtgtgtgtgtgtgtgtgtgtgtgtgtgtgtgtttaccatcCAACTCAAGACAGATGTGCTGCAGACTCATCCCTCTGAAAAGAAcaccttccctctctccatAAAGAACAACACGACCCACCCGGCCCATGAGAGATGGATCACGAATGATAGCGGAGCAGTTCTGGGTCACGTGGTACTCTCTCTCCAGGAACTCCTCCAAGCGTTTGGTTGCTCCAGCCTGGCCCTCACCCTCCTCCAACAGTAGCAGCTGGGTAAGGATAGCTACCTGCCGTCGTGCTCTTGTTGCTGTCAGCGCTCCGGGGTTCTTGGCCCCACTGGCTCGAGCCAGGTTCCTCAGGAGGTCCGTGCCCCGGAGAGGGGTGGCAGGAGAGTGGTACGGCCGGGAGAAGACGTAGGGGCTCTCTGGGTCCACACCAACATTGGGGCTGGTTTGAAGGAGCAGGTCCAGGCAGGACTCACAGTGTGGCGGGAGAATAAGCGGCTGGACGCGACCGCGCTTGCCTAAAACGCCGGCCCTCGGGAGTTGAGAGAGGACCTGGCGTTCAAAGGGGGACAAGAGGGCTTCCATGCCGGAGGGGGGGCTGGTGATGGTGCTGGCCTGTGGGGTGACGCGGCTGCGGTAGTCCTGTATAGTGAGTTTAGCCACCTCACATTCGCGGTGGCGGTTGTAGAGGATGAGCAGGGACAGGCTGGAATGGCAGAGCAGGCGCCAGGCCTCGGCGGAGTGAGGAGAGCGGGttaaagaaaggaaggaggagtgCTGCTGGCGGCGGAGGTAGAGGACCagacaagagagggaggagagcagcggAGACATGTGATGTCTTTGTGTGCTGAAAACAGAGAGCAAGAAACAGCCGTTGAATTAATGATGCACAATCCAGCAACTAATGTTATCAATAAATTTACAATGGGAAACGAGTATCATAGAAAACCAAACCTTATAATCTCTCCATTCTTCTCTTCTGCAGGTTCATCTTCACCTTCTGCACTCAGCTCCAGTTCTTCCTCTGGATCTATGTCAGGCTCTGGAGTGGGAGGTGGAACTAGCTCCTCTTGACTTCTTGagctctccacctccaccttctgctgctcctcctgcttttctttcttcattctcCGACCCCTCCTGGGAGTAGGCGGAGGAGGCGGTGGCGATGGACTCTTAACCCTGGTCACCATAGGGGGCGCAGCGCGTTTTGCTGCAGGTGCTGATAAGCTTGGCCCCTTTTTGGCGGCTGTGGGCTGACCCGAAGGAGGCGGGGTAAGCGAGAGGGAGAATGAGACGGCGCCTGTGCTCGAGCGAGTAGCTGGAGATTCCCTTTCcctggagaagagagagggcgGCGCAGGGTTCGAGCCCGAAGGCTGTGGGACAGCAAAGGAATGACTGTGAGTagcagaggtggaggacgaCGAGGGTTGAGGGTGTGAGGCGCTGCCGTTTGAAGAGCTGTGAAGGTGTGCCAGCTCCATGGCCGTTCTGACCTCAGGCTGGTTGGCATGGTGTTTCTCCAGATGGCGTGCTAATGAGCGATAGTGGCGCCCGCAGTACGGGCAGTGCTGCCGCCGGCTCACTGTGGCACCGCTGGAGCTGCCAATGTTAATGTTGATGTTATTGTTGATGTTGGTGGTCGGGGGAGCGAGGGTGCTGGCTGGTGACTGGGACTGGGATCTGACTGGGGGTGTGACAGGTGCTGGGCGGGAAAAGGAAGAGCACGGGCGCCCAGGTTCtctggaggaggggggtgagttcttcttctttgaatCGACAGTGGCTGGCAGCTTGCGCTTCTTGCGGCGGCGCAGCATTCGGCCCCGTATTTCTTcgatttcctcttcttcatcgtcatcgtcatcatcgtcatcttcctcctcttcgtcctcctcgcGATCTGAGTCACTGGGTTCAGAGTGGGTGAGTGGGGAGGATGAGGGTGATAATGACCAGGAGGGGGTAAGGTAATCGGAAACAGAGAGGGACAGTGGGTGGGGGCCAGCCTCATCCTCCTGGTGAGAGACAGATTtcaaataaattcatatttattaacaGGGTCTGCAGTTATTCACAAAGTCCAACACAAAATATGTGTTCCTTAATCCTTAACACTTTCTCACTTCCCTGTTGAGTCGCAACCCATTGGTTCCTTATGAAATCAAGACTGGTCACAAACACATAGTTTGAGGATTAACAAGCAGAATTTTTGTAACTATTTTTATGAAGATTTGTGTACATTTGTGAGAACAGGACTGTGTATTGAGGGATCCACTCAAAATTAACCTCAATCCCAATGTTCAATGAGGAAAGAAACATGCCAGATTcaataatgtgactcagtaaaagggatagttcacagaaaaatgaaaattcactcattatctactcacgactatgccaatggaggggtgggtgaagtgtccacaatacacttttggagtttcacttttatggtgtttttaatagtttttggaCAATAATGAGGTCTGTGCCACAGGCCACACTCCTAAGATTCAGTTATGTTGGTTTTGACCTGTTCattggatttgttgacaataagaaGACTATAACCAGACTTGTTATAAAATGTCCTTATCCGTAGTTGCTCACCATTGCATTCTCTCCCCAGTCGGTCAGGCTGTAGTCCACTGTGATCTCCTCCCCTTTGGCGATGTCGCGGATCGCTATGACGACCAACCGTACCTGCGTCCCACAGTGGACCTCTCGGATGCGGCAGTTGGGTGGCGGATGGAAGAGCACGGGCCCCCGAACCCCACTCGCCCCTTCTTCTCCCAACTCTGGCACACTGAAAAATATAACCTGATGTTAGTAACTATTAAGTTAGGATCTTctatgaaaaaacaaaacccaaagaAACGCAGCGGATCACAGCGACCATGGCTGGTGAGGGGGTCGCCTTACCAGAGCTGAGCGGGATCGGGCAGGTAGTAGGGGCTGCCAGGTGGAGGGAGCCGGTCCTCTGCCCCCTCTGGGTACTGGCCCTCACCTGAGATGGAGAAGACTGTTTCTATCCATCACATCATAACAGCTTCAGCAACAACAAGCCTTATGTTAGAAAGATAACAGGTGTTTCCTTACAACAATACACTGATGactacaacacaacacttgTTTTCTATAAGCACCAGAATGGAGGAAAACACCAACAGCATGTGGcaaaatgagtgtgtgtgtgtgtgtgtgtgtttctatataTACCAGGGCTGTAGCTGTGTTCTGAcatgctctcctcctcctcatcttctgtTACATACGCTCGGTCGCACACCTTCACAGGTGTCCCCTTCCTTTTTCTCCCACACACGcggctgtaaaaacaaaaccagggCTTCGTTCAGCATAATCACACGTTCAGACAAAGCGCCGCTCAAGACTCTGGTGCTGGAAGCGTCTGGATAAAGGGCAATGGAAATGAGCGGAGCATGCGATGCCTGTGGGGAAGCGATGACAGTAAGGCTGTGAACTACATGTGATGATAGCAGCAGTGGCTTCTACTCAAGGAACATTTTTACATGCTTTTGATTTggcaaacaatgaaaacacagccgTTCAGAAACTTGGATTTTTTTCCACAAccttcattgtttgttttggtgtcgGGTGTAGTGGAATGGTGGGTGTCTAAAAGATATGATGTTACTGCACATACATGCTGTTTATCCTGGCTTCAATTCAGACTTTGTTCCAATATCTTTAAATCTTCTGTGTTCAGTGTGAGAATGTCATAAATACTAAATTATGCACTTGTTTGCCCAAATGTTGCCGATTACATTTTTCGATAGTTTTTATTCATGCGAACAGTCCTTAACCTAAGTTTGAGCTGAAACTATAGTCAATTAATCGATTAGTTAATCAGCAAAAACATTATCACAaactattttgaaaatgtatacattttttggatttattcaaaaaacaaaaacagttgaaGATGACGTTTGCAAAGCCGCCATTGGCCATTTGTGACAATTTCTAACATTTCATTGATGAAGTAGGGAGGATTCATTGAAAACAGGATCAGCATATTTATCAGTAATGGGAATTAGCTGCAGCCCTAATTCAATTTACTGAGATCACACAAGATCAAACGGCAGCAAAATCTCACAATGAAAGAACCTGTATGTCGggaatgtttgatttttttatattaatcatCAAAATAGTTccaacattactgtaaataTCTCGTGCAACTACTATTTTAGTCTAATTCTTGTAACCTATTCTATTATAATATTCTACTTTGGGGCAAGATCTGGCAGAATGATATTCTTTGggattaatatatatatatatatatatatatatatatatatccctcTAAGCAGCTGTACATCAATCCCTAAACTAGCAGATCATAATGGAGGAACTAATATTCTTCTGTAAACAGAAGCTGAGTCTCAGGTATTATTATGatttcattaataataataatattggaCATTGCCCCACCCCTTTGTTCAATCACGTCAGCATGTATAGATGCATTGTCAGACGGCTGATCGCCGCCACACGCTGTGTTTGAGTCCGGTGACACTTTTATCGGACACATTTTGGTCGTGGTCAGCAACTTTGTTTACTCGAAGCCAAAACAAGCCACGAGTGGCGACGTGCAGCGGCTGATCACAGTCCGAGCGGAGAGCGTGGACACACGGACTCTGCTCGACGACACGTTCCCATGCATGTGCAGCCGAACACGGCAGACACACGACAACACACCCGATGATCGGCCAGGTTGCCCCCGATGATCCCTGCTGGGTGCATGCTAACGGTGATGCTAAACCAGCGCTAGCCCCGTTAGCTTCTAGCAGCTAGCGTCGGTCAAAACATCATGAACCGAGAGGCTGGAGATGAGCGAGGCGGGGAGGAGGCGCGACCTCCCGGGACACAGCAGCTGCCACCGGGTGAAAAAGCAGCCAAGCTCGCTCCCCCTGCTCCCTTTTCTCCAATATAACCAAAGGAGACACGCACGAGAAATAAAGGCTCCTAACGTGAACTGAAACAGACGCGCACGCTTGCGGCGGCGCGTGCGTCCCTAGTGTTGGATCTGCCACATTTCCCCGGTGGAAAAACGAGCCCGCGCGGCGGAGAACCGGCGGCGAACCGGCGGCCCGACGAGCTCACTCACCCCCGCGGTGGCGGCGGCTTGCTCCCATCCCCGTCGCTGTCGAGGGTCGGCGGCTCCCGGTAGTCAAAAGGCGAGCGTACATTCTCCGCCATTAGGACTCCCTTCGCTACCTCTCGCGCTCCGGTAGATCGCACAACGCGCATGTGCACAACATCCCTCTGGGGCTCTAATGGTAAAATGGGGTGCACCCACCTCTGAGGAGAATAAAGAGAAACTacaacacaatgcaacacacaTTTAATACATGCACAATATTATCATCAGCATAGATACTCATGTGATATCTCCTGAAGACACGTGCATTTAGATCAATGCTTTGAAGCAGTGGTGGAGAGTAACCGAGTACTCAAATACTCAAGTACTACAATGTAAAATCTCGAGGCACAAGTACTTTACTCGAGTATTTCCATTGTATGCTATTTCATATTGCCACTGCACTTAATTTCAGAGGCAAatattacatgtttttattccacTACATGTATTTCAAAAGTTTTACCCACTAGTTACTCttcaaataaagatttttactttgaggtttttttaatttgatttaattaacagtgatgtttttattccacTACATTCATTTCAAAAGCTTTAGTTACTGGTTACATTTTGAGttaagattttaaaatcaaaggtttaaaaacacatggTTAGCTCATAAAATACATTGTTAAATGTAAATCAGTGGGTTCAAACCAATTACACGTGTGATGggaaaatacaaaatctaaTTAAGGCTAATTGTCAAGTAGCAGGTCCACTAACAAGTCACTTCCCATCTAATCTTCTCAGGtggtttaatttaaataatcGCAATTACCCACAATTTCACAATGGTTAGACACAAGTCCAGAAAGATTGATATAAATGTAAGGAAACCTTTCTTTCATTAATCATCTCATGGCCcttaagatttattttccaaGCCACCAGACAGAATggctataaaataaaatcttacCAAGTAATTATAAGTGTAAACGCAGAAGTGGGGTTCGGAAACAATTGAGTCAGCATCAGCGAAACACAAAGGTTAAGATTGCCTTTTAATCTTCAATGCACATCCAGTTATTTATCACAGAGATAAAAGGAAAGCCCGACATTCAGAAATCCACCAAACCGGCAGGTCTGGACGTCACagctcattcacacactgaggCTGTGCTGTGTCAGGCATTTAACACTACAGTGGGGTGCAGAGTGTTTGATACGTTTGGCTACAGACAGTACAATCCTACCAGAAGATATTGGTCTAATATAGTGGCTCTCAAACATTTGGTAGAAAATGTTAGAGAACCACTGGTCTATTAGTTCAAACTCGTGAACAGTGTAGCAGCACATTCAAGTGTTATATCAGGAGAGAACTAGGAGACCGGAGCAGCAACTTGATCATCACAGATTAtgtcaaacaataaaacatacaagCATTCAGTCTATATATGGAATTAGACATGTTAATAATGGGGTAGAGCTAGGTGAATTATTAAAATAGCTACGGGCTACAGGTTCAGCTGCACATCAGTCACAGTTTTAACAGTCGGGTATTTTTGGCTACATTCTAGCAGTTAGTAGATTTTGGAGTGTTATGAACAGCACATATTTAGTCATCAAAAGGTAAATActcttaaattaaataaattacacactgtatacaaaaaaagatatttccAAAACACTCTTTCTCTGCCACCGCACCAGGCAAACCAACCTGTACACACGCAGAGCGCAAACTCACTGGAGTTAAAGTGAGTCTGCCCTCGCTTCTTTGTCAAAGGAAATAGCAACTGTGGGAAACTAGGTCATTTTAGCACTTGCTGTGGAAATACCAGCGTCTGGGAAAACCCGTCTACTGggctttgttttaaaaaggagctTAGTTGTGATTTTAGTTGAGCAGGGCTTTTAGAACCTCTAGTGTTCACAGAGGATATTCCGCATGACCTAGTATTTCATCTGGAGTAAGTACAAGACAAAGCTGGCTGTTAGTGTTGAGTGAGTTCATTCAGGGATGTTGCTAGATCCAAACAAAGAGAGTTAGgtctcctctgctcctgtcGTCTCTGTGTGTAAGATGTGGAGGGTCTGCGCGGCGTGGTCGGCCCAGTGGATCAGCTCCAGCAGCACGCGATAGGTCCACATTTTGAGCCCAAACGCTCCCCCAGCTCCGTCGGGTTCCTACACGGAGGAGAGCAAGTTGACATCACTGAATCAAGATGAATcattaaaaagggaaacaaacaaaatgtattgaatgaATGAGCAGTTTGCCTGCAGCTAGCAAACCCTTAATTCTGCCACTGCCCTGAGTGATTCAGATTTAATATATGAATGCACCCGTAACAAACAGCTGGTCAATGGTTACTTTTACTCttcaaggttatgttttcactgtccTTTGTGGTTggtaagattacacaaaaactgagaaacactgaacagatttccacaacaCTTGGTAAGAATGCAGttgtaagatttattttttaacattttagcATCTTCCAACTGATCATTGATCTTGATGGGAAAGAAAGTCAGGCAGATTTAGGGGACTGAGATCTACaagtgtgcaatttggtgcagcttgaatttaaggaggctgttgggccttagcggagGTATGTGCTTACTGGGTGCCGTTCTAGTTTCGTTAATTTagttaaacgtgtgtgtgtgtgtgtgtgttagctcaTAGACAGATGCTTAATCTAAAAAAGTGTGCGTCCCAAcaggaaatatattttcttaatttctccAGTATACCGAGAACAGGACCAATAACCCTAGTTTTTGATCTCATGTCTTGTGATGATCGCATAGAAAAAAATGCATGCAACTTAAACATGTAGGAGGAGGGGAACCCGGtcacctgagagacagaagagTATCATACATTCTATAAACGTTTTACTGAAAATGAGGCATGTTGTGGTGtgttatgtaaaataaaagcacaaatatatatatatatatatatatatatatatatatatatatatatatatatatatatatatatatatatatatatgggtaATGGACAAACCTGGAGTCCAGAGGCTGCTCATTCACATGAATACTAGTTTGCCGAGATACATTTCCCCCCCATTTCTTCTGATTTCAATTCATATGAGATTTTTCAAATGCATGTTATTTGAAAGTTTACAGAACTACATTTAATAcagctttttaattttgtgtatgtgtaccTGGAGTAGGAGTACCTATATGGATAAAATGCcatattttattgatgtttgaTAAATTGCACTGTCTCGTCATCACGCCAGAGGACGTCTTCTTTACTAACTACTGACAAATACTTCACCTCATTACACTGGTGGTCAGGAGTGACCTCCAAGGtcttgctctcgctctctgcaAGACTCTTGGTGCTGTGGAGCAAGTGCTCCAGCCGGGCCCGGACGTTGGTCCTCATGGTCTCGTAGTCGCCCTCCAGCTCgccccactcctcctcttccttcaggATGACACAGTGGAGCAGCCCCAGGCACTGCCGCAGAGCCGCATGCAGCAGCTGCACCGTCTCCTCACTGCTGGGCTCCTCCGAGTCTGGGGACAAGGACACGATGCGTCCGCTGTCTGGGGTGTGGTCCAGCAGGAaggtctccctctctttctgcaaAGGATGGGCAAATCAAACACATGAATTTGGATGCTGGCAGCAATACGATGCCTCGCTGGCCTTGCACTTGTGACTTTACTCTTTGATATTGATCAATTGCAAATTTAGCACTGAGCGGGAATTGATTGTGCTGATCAATTGaaaggtgtttttaaaaaggatgaTGAGGCACAGCAGCATGAcggcagaaaaacacaaacctatGCACTCTATCCATTAGGGGCCCCaggggaagtggaggaggtgggggctTGTTTTAGTGTGATTACACTCTGCAGCACAGCATCAACAACACACTGGGAGAGCACACTGGTCAATGTGTAGCCATTAAAAGTCAGATGTAGTGTTATGGAGGTATTAACAGGTAGCTAGTGACCAACATGCCCGTGTTAAAGCCACAAGTAACGGGAAGGGGAGAGTGTCCCACCGCCGCTGAACACCACCCTCATAACTCACGTATAGTTGGAGCAGACGGGTACATTCGTGGTGCAGTAGCCGGGCGAGAGCCGCCGCTCTCCCAGTCCGCGACCGTCCAGCCCCCGGCGCGTCCAGCTCGGTTATCGGCGGCTGCTCCTCCGGCTGCTGCTCTGCCATTTGCTCCCCAGCCCCGGTTCCACGGGAGGGTCAGCGGCGGCGAGCGGGACGAAGGCCGAGCGGGGGAAACCGTCTCCCAAAGCTTCCCCCCCTGACCCCCAGCGTCGAAAATATCGGGCGGCGAAGCAGCGTTTCTTCGGACGTTTTCTCGGTTTGGCCTCGGGGCTCCTGTCCTCGCTGCCCGGGTCAGTGCGGCGTGTTGGTGTCGGTGCCCATGTCGGCGTGCGCGTAACCAGAGGGGATTTAAATGGCTCCGCAAGGCACAGGGGCGTGTTTCAGGGGGACGCACAGAAGGggcctttttatttcctccccccccccccccccccccaaaaaaagcgTCACCGTGTGGCCCCCACCCATCCTTCCGCAAATAAAACAAGCTCCTCACTGGGATAGTTTGTGTTTCCAGTTCCTGACATTCACTTTCCTGGCACGAcaactggaaaataaatgtaaatcagtACAACAAAACAGGAGTTTAtccaaaaaataaacatctgctGCAAACCTTTTTCTTCAGGTGCACAGggaagagagaataaaaagctCTGGTGCCATGTTTTTACAAACTAAGGAATCTTATGGAGAAATGTCCTATTCAAAACTGATAAGTCGATTTTAAGACATCTAACTTTGAATGTAGATGTagaatattatgtttttattagtacaatattaaaaataagCAAGCAATCTAATATTAATTGTATTGCTCGTGTTCACAAAtatatttgtctcatagggctgttatattatattttgtcaTGTAAGGACAACATCCTGGAcattgttgtaaatacattatataagaTATATAGAAGAAATTGTGCATATCAGCTCATTTTACCTGTTAAGCACATACATATAGTCAAACCTAATAAAACTGGGGGAttcttgtttacatttgtacacattaaaaaaaaaaatcatttccaaacatgaaaCGGTCAGATCCCTCTCTGAAgatgtttgcagtgtgtgttgatTAATGAACAGAAAAGATCTGTTATATGAAATCATTTAGAAACAGGTTGTCTATTACATGGTTTATTCACCAGATGGTGCTAACAGGTTGATTTTTCAGCATTATGATGTCGTGCTAACTGGATTTTCTTGTTACTGCCAATAACAGATTCTATCAAGGCTTAACCAACTCATGCATcacttatttttaattataatgCAATTCAGGTTTGCCTGCCAAATATTAAACCTAACATTGAGTTGCTTTGTGTTCCTCTTCtacttgtcttgtctttttcCTTTATCTTTGTTGAGGCATATACaatactgtatatgccactatatattatgtatattgtatattacacattatatctgtacaggagaatagtgcctgtctaaattccacagatactccattctctctctaagcagtaccaaaggtcaggttatagataaagggccaaccaacagtgtATTGTAGTAtctacgttgagggactttcatatctaactcagatgtgccagacagagagacaccaagTTCAACTCTCCCCGACTCTAACTCTTTggcgtatttcaccagtggcaagatgcaaggacacaatgtgatttagttatgcatactttcggcttaactatccaataggatgcgaacacctacatgtaacatagagagtgacagcaatactagccattcatggatgtgctgttagaatgggtgacgcaagtagagaCTTGgaggtgacaattgctcatgttactctgttagcatttgtatattgttgcaccttctggtctccttgatgcatcgagtctacattaaaatcttcagcctaagacatcagctgctgcctgagttctcctttcaccagcttccagaaaagtTCCACAgcaatctttttttcccccagtatGTGAATTGAGGGTACTGCAGTAATTGATAAACATATGTCATTTCAAACAATTCAGTAAAATGATTCTCTTGTTGAAAGGGTTTGCCCAAAAAGATACATCCACCCAGTCTTCAGcacataatttatttattctgaacATAATTTCTGATAAATTAAGCTGATGATACTCAGTAGTAGTGGCAGTGTACAGAGGTATATTTTCTTATTAAACATTTCTAACAAAAAATATTGAGCTCATCCATTGAGACAATTCcaaagtttcttttttaaatcaaaatactGTTGCCTGTATAATCCTGACATGAAAAGATCTGTAAATACTGATCAAATCAGACATTAAATGTAAAGTACCGTCTGGATGGAATATGTGACACTGGTGAATAAATACAATCAAATGAGGACGACGATATAGATATTTTTGACCttagacattttgacatgtgaCAGTAGGTAAAGCATGgaggtaaataataaaataaacaatggcTGGCTTTCACTGTAAGAACTTTAAAGCtgcatattttgtattttgtctgtAATTTGTTCTGGTCAAAACCTCACTAACCTCATTTGGTTGTAGTTGTTGCTCGGAGGGATTCTTTTCTGTATGTTTTAAGCAACTAGTGCTGGAGTTAACCTCAATTTTTCACTGTGTAAATAGATTcaagtttaaaataaagataaagagagCAGGGCTACTAAGTGGAAATAAATGTCAATGTCATTTTGGACTTTCCTGTACATTATCTTTtaa
The genomic region above belongs to Hippoglossus hippoglossus isolate fHipHip1 chromosome 18, fHipHip1.pri, whole genome shotgun sequence and contains:
- the LOC117752116 gene encoding uncharacterized protein LOC117752116 isoform X1, whose protein sequence is MRVVRSTGAREVAKGVLMAENVRSPFDYREPPTLDSDGDGSKPPPPRGRVCGRKRKGTPVKVCDRAYVTEDEEEESMSEHSYSPVFSISGEGQYPEGAEDRLPPPGSPYYLPDPAQLCVPELGEEGASGVRGPVLFHPPPNCRIREVHCGTQVRLVVIAIRDIAKGEEITVDYSLTDWGENAMEDEAGPHPLSLSVSDYLTPSWSLSPSSSPLTHSEPSDSDREEDEEEEDDDDDDDDEEEEIEEIRGRMLRRRKKRKLPATVDSKKKNSPPSSREPGRPCSSFSRPAPVTPPVRSQSQSPASTLAPPTTNINNNININIGSSSGATVSRRQHCPYCGRHYRSLARHLEKHHANQPEVRTAMELAHLHSSSNGSASHPQPSSSSTSATHSHSFAVPQPSGSNPAPPSLFSRERESPATRSSTGAVSFSLSLTPPPSGQPTAAKKGPSLSAPAAKRAAPPMVTRVKSPSPPPPPPTPRRGRRMKKEKQEEQQKVEVESSRSQEELVPPPTPEPDIDPEEELELSAEGEDEPAEEKNGEIISTQRHHMSPLLSSLSCLVLYLRRQQHSSFLSLTRSPHSAEAWRLLCHSSLSLLILYNRHRECEVAKLTIQDYRSRVTPQASTITSPPSGMEALLSPFERQVLSQLPRAGVLGKRGRVQPLILPPHCESCLDLLLQTSPNVGVDPESPYVFSRPYHSPATPLRGTDLLRNLARASGAKNPGALTATRARRQVAILTQLLLLEEGEGQAGATKRLEEFLEREYHVTQNCSAIIRDPSLMGRVGRVVLYGEREGVLFRGMSLQHICLELDVMSGNSADSFSEDSEAEEEKEEVKEKVEVVVKKKGPGRPPRKKRAPIPSPVSPSIANVHKRRCIPPKSGKRGVLKRPWSEAERVAVETHLKRNLMELRVPAKADCERCLELCPLLVSNQRDWRAIKFYVHNRIQLLKKQGRRESAAAVC
- the LOC117752116 gene encoding uncharacterized protein LOC117752116 isoform X2, with translation MRVVRSTGAREVAKGVLMAENVRSPFDYREPPTLDSDGDGSKPPPPRGRVCGRKRKGTPVKVCDRAYVTEDEEEESMSEHSYSPGEGQYPEGAEDRLPPPGSPYYLPDPAQLCVPELGEEGASGVRGPVLFHPPPNCRIREVHCGTQVRLVVIAIRDIAKGEEITVDYSLTDWGENAMEDEAGPHPLSLSVSDYLTPSWSLSPSSSPLTHSEPSDSDREEDEEEEDDDDDDDDEEEEIEEIRGRMLRRRKKRKLPATVDSKKKNSPPSSREPGRPCSSFSRPAPVTPPVRSQSQSPASTLAPPTTNINNNININIGSSSGATVSRRQHCPYCGRHYRSLARHLEKHHANQPEVRTAMELAHLHSSSNGSASHPQPSSSSTSATHSHSFAVPQPSGSNPAPPSLFSRERESPATRSSTGAVSFSLSLTPPPSGQPTAAKKGPSLSAPAAKRAAPPMVTRVKSPSPPPPPPTPRRGRRMKKEKQEEQQKVEVESSRSQEELVPPPTPEPDIDPEEELELSAEGEDEPAEEKNGEIISTQRHHMSPLLSSLSCLVLYLRRQQHSSFLSLTRSPHSAEAWRLLCHSSLSLLILYNRHRECEVAKLTIQDYRSRVTPQASTITSPPSGMEALLSPFERQVLSQLPRAGVLGKRGRVQPLILPPHCESCLDLLLQTSPNVGVDPESPYVFSRPYHSPATPLRGTDLLRNLARASGAKNPGALTATRARRQVAILTQLLLLEEGEGQAGATKRLEEFLEREYHVTQNCSAIIRDPSLMGRVGRVVLYGEREGVLFRGMSLQHICLELDVMSGNSADSFSEDSEAEEEKEEVKEKVEVVVKKKGPGRPPRKKRAPIPSPVSPSIANVHKRRCIPPKSGKRGVLKRPWSEAERVAVETHLKRNLMELRVPAKADCERCLELCPLLVSNQRDWRAIKFYVHNRIQLLKKQGRRESAAAVC